A stretch of DNA from Leptospirillum ferriphilum:
CTCAAAGGCAAGAATGTGGGTCGCGATGCGGTCCAGAAACCACCGGTCGTGCGAAATCACCAAAACCGAGCCGGCAAAACCGAGAAGAGCGACTTCGAGGGCCCGCAGCGTTTCCACGTCGAGATCGTTCGAAGGTTCGTCCAGGAGAAGGGTGTTTCCGCCTGCCATCAATGTTTTGGCCAGATGCAGCCGCCCTCTCTCGCCTCCCGACAGGTTCCCGACAAGTTTCTGCTGATCCGGTCCCTTGAAATTGAACCGTCCGATGTACGCCCGGGCGGACGTTTCATACTTGCCGACGGTCAGGACGTCCGAATCTCCCGCGACTTCCTGAAGAACCGTCTTCCTGGCATCCAGCGCGTCCCGGGACTGGTCGACCATGGCAATCCGCACGGACGATCCGACCCGGACCGTTCCGGCATCCGGTGTCTCCAGACCCGCGATCAGCCTGAACAGCGTCGATTTTCCTGCACCGTTCGGACCAATGATCCCCACGATGGCTCCCGGCGGTACCGAAAAAGAAAGATCTTCATAGAGAAGACGGTCTCCAAAGGCCTTCGATACCCCTTCGAAATCGATCACCTGATCTCCGAGACGATCGCCGACCGGAATGAAGATTTCCTGGGTTTCGCTCCGCTCCTGCCAGCTCATGCTGGACAATTCTGCAAAACGGGACAGGCGCGCCTTCGATTTCGCCTGACGACCCTTCGCGCTCTGCCGGACCCATTCGAGCTCCTGTTTCATGGCGCGCATATGGGCTGATTCCTGCTTGGCCTCCAGTGCCAGGCGCGCTTCCTTCTGTTCGAGCCAGGAACTGTAATTCCCCTTCCAGGGAAGCCCCTGACCCCGGTCGAGTTCCAGGATCCATTCGGCAACATTGTCGAGGAAATACCGGTCATGGGTAACGGCCACCACCGTCCCCGGAAACTCTTGAAGATAGTGTTCCAGCCATTCCACCGATTCGGCGTCCAGGTGGTTGGTCGGTTCATCCAGAAGAAGCATATCCGGAGCGGAGAGCAGGAGGCGGCAAAGCGCCACCCGCCGTTTTTCTCCTCCCGAAAGATGCGCGATTTTCGCCTCCCAGGGCGGGATCCGGAGGGCGTCCGCGGCGATTTCCATTTTTTGCTCGAGATTGTGGCCGTCGGTGGTCGCCAGGATCTTCTCAAGCTTTTCCTGTTCCCTGGCCAGGGCGTCAAAATCCGCATCCGGTTCGGCGTAGGCCGCATAGATTTCTTCCAGACGCCGATGCGCCGAAAAGGCATCTCCCAGTCCTTCCTCCACCACGGAACGAACATTGGCCTCGGGGTCGAGGAACGGCTCCTGGGGCAGATAGCCGATCTTGATCCCCGGCT
This window harbors:
- the ettA gene encoding energy-dependent translational throttle protein EttA; this encodes MAQYIFTMNRVGKVVPPKRHILKDISLSFFPGAKIGVLGLNGAGKSTLLRIMAGVDTDFLGEATPQPGIKIGYLPQEPFLDPEANVRSVVEEGLGDAFSAHRRLEEIYAAYAEPDADFDALAREQEKLEKILATTDGHNLEQKMEIAADALRIPPWEAKIAHLSGGEKRRVALCRLLLSAPDMLLLDEPTNHLDAESVEWLEHYLQEFPGTVVAVTHDRYFLDNVAEWILELDRGQGLPWKGNYSSWLEQKEARLALEAKQESAHMRAMKQELEWVRQSAKGRQAKSKARLSRFAELSSMSWQERSETQEIFIPVGDRLGDQVIDFEGVSKAFGDRLLYEDLSFSVPPGAIVGIIGPNGAGKSTLFRLIAGLETPDAGTVRVGSSVRIAMVDQSRDALDARKTVLQEVAGDSDVLTVGKYETSARAYIGRFNFKGPDQQKLVGNLSGGERGRLHLAKTLMAGGNTLLLDEPSNDLDVETLRALEVALLGFAGSVLVISHDRWFLDRIATHILAFEGDSRVTFFSGNYQEYEEDKKNRLGAQAMAPKRIRYKPVHR